Part of the Vibrio penaeicida genome is shown below.
CTTGTTTTTCATAAGCATCAGCGAATGAATGGTTGCGATCGCGGTGTTTGGCTTCGTCATTACGAATCTGCAAAATCACGTCTCGAAGCATCGCATCGCTAGGTAATTGGTAGTAATCAATAGCGATTTTCGGTGCTGGCACATTCTCGACTTCACCATCATCAATTTTACCCAGATACTCGGTATAACTTTTACACGCTTCTTCCTCAAAATACCCGACCACTCGATGCGCAATCTTAGATGAAAGCAGGTAAATCAAGCTGTAAACGACAATGAATGTGCCCTGACCAAGCAACACTAACGCTCGTTCAACCCGGCTGGGTTTCGCAATATCCAAAAAAATCATCAGGTGCATACGCTCATTTTCAGCTTCATCCAGCAATTCTCGGATCCAGCCTTCGTCGTCTTTCATTCGCCTTAGGGCTTTCATGTGGTTAAACATACCCGCAACCATACCGGGTACCGCGGCGATGGTCTCTAAAATCACGGCTCGCTTCGCGTATTTCTTTCCGTAGAAAAAATTGAGGGTAAATTTTAGGAATTGCGTAATGCGATACGCGACACGTTCAGAAAGTTTGCTCGCAGAGCGATGCGTTAATTTGAAGTCTGACATGAGCTTTACCTCTTTATTTTAAAGATGCATTTAAAATACACCTTTAAAATAAAAGCTTCAATATACTTTAGATCTTTAAACTATTTTTATAATCCCATTTAGGAATAAAGGGACACAAAGAAAGGTCATAGGAATAAAAAAGCCATGGCGAACCATGGCTTTGAATGACATTTAAGCTTAGAAAAACTTAATACACGTCGCGCACGTAGCGTTTCTGCTTTTTAAGCTGGTTAACGTAAGCTTCTGCTTCTTCTTTAGACTTGTTACCGTGAACTTCTATGACTTCGTGCAGCGCTTTATCTACATCTTTTGCCATGTAATAAGCGTCGCCACACACGAAGAAATAACCACCGCGTTCTAGCCACTCATACAAGTCAGCACCACTTTCACGCATTTTATCTTGCACATAGATTTTTTCTGCTTGGTCACGCGAGAATGCCAAATCTAGCTTAGTGAGCACTCCCTTACTTTGAAGAGCTTCTAGCTCTTCTTGATAGATAAAGTCTGTTGAACCGTTTCTATCACCAAAGATCAGCCAGTTGTCGCCTGGAGAAGCTTGAACCTCACGCTCTTCAAGGAAAGCTCGGAAAGGCGCAATACCCGTTCCCGGACCCACCATGATCATTGGCGCTTTGTCGTCTTCAGGCACAGCGAAGTTCTTGTTAGGAGCGAAGTAGCAAGGTACTACATCACCTTCTTCCACTAAGTCTGCTAACCATGTGGAACATGTGCCGTTGTAGTCACGCTCGCCATTTTGGTATCGCACACTACCAATGGTTAGGTGCACTTCGTCTGCGTGCTTGTTCAAGCTCGATGAAATAGAGTAAGCGCGCGGTGCAATAGGCTTAAGCAGCGATAAAATTTCTGCCAGCGATAACGTCACGCTTGGATATTGGCGCAACAAATCAAGAATGTCTTTCCCCCAAAGGAAGTCGTTCAAGCCTTTGCTGTCTTCGTTTCCAATTAAAGCGATCAATTTATGGTCGCTGGCACTTTCAGCCAAGGCTTTAACAAACTCTTTCGACGGAGTTCGAATATCCAAATGCGAGGTAAAGATCTCACGTAAACTGAAGTTGTCGCCATTCCACGACGGCTTTTCATCTCCACTAAACTGGAAATGCTCTAGGAACGCTTGAACCAGTTCAGGCTGGTTTTGAGAGATTACATTTAGGGCGTCACCAGCCTTATAGAACTCACCGCTCCCTTCCAACGAGATTTCGTAATGTACGATTTCTTTGCTGGAACCTTCTTTGTTCAGCACACGCTTGTGTTTCAGCGTTGCTTGCAGTGGTTGTTTACGGCTGTACTTCGACTTAGCCTTTGGGGCGCTGCCCCCTTGAGCAACGGTAGCTTCACCGTCATCACCTTTGTCTGCGATACCCGGCAGAGTGGCAATCATCCACTCTTCAGCAGGTTGTTCAAAATCGATGTCACAATCAACACGAGTCGTAACACGCGTTGCGCCAAGTTCTTCAAGGCGCTCATCCCAAAGTTTACCTGCGAGGCAGAACTCATCGTAACTGGTGTCGCCCAGCGCCAATATTGAGAAGAAGGTGCCATCCAATTTAGGCGCATGTTCATCAGACATGGTTTGCCAGAGTGACTCGGCATTATCGGGCATTTCACCCTCACCATAAGTACTGGTCACAATCAGGATACGAGAAGATTTAACGAAGATTTGTGCATCGACGTCATCCATGTCGTATACCGTGGCCGTCATGCCATATTCTTTGGCTTTTTCTGCCGTATCGTAAGCAACGGCTTCTGCGTTACCAGTTTGAGAACCATATAGAATCGTCAGAGCTTTAACCTGAGGCTTGGATTCCGCGTGTACTACGGACTCTTCTTTAACCAACAGGCGTGAGTGTAATCCAGAAAAGAAGCCCGCCAACCAGGTCTTCTGATCGTCGTTAAACGGAATGTCTTGAGGCAAATAAGGTACTTTCATTTTTCTTCCTACTTTGAAATCGGTGCCTTCCCTAGGCAGTTTGGGCTTCTAAAACTTGCTGAGCTTTTTGTTCTTCAATATCGTCTCGAATTACATCGGCAAAAACGTGGCAGTAAAGCGTCGCTGTACGTAATGACACCGCTTCGATCTCTACCATTTGTTTGCTTATGTCTTTCTCTCGCGCCAATATCCAGACTGAAGTACCACGCGAATGGGTATCCCAGACGTCACGACGTGCCAAAGACGTTTTGTAGTCTCGCACTCGTTTAGCCGCCAGTAATACAGCCAATTCGTCATCGCGATAGTTCGATATGGCTTCCTTGATATCTTTGAGCAACGCATCCAGCAGTTTTTTGTCACGCAGCTCGAATAAGCGTTTCACTGCACGAGACTGCTCTACTTCACCTTCAAACTGACCTTTTACCAATTGATGCGCTCGGTGAAGCACACCGCTTTGCGTCAATAAATCACAAATCAATGGCGTATCCATATCGCCATACTGTGGGCTGAAACCACGTGACAAGGCTTCATTTCCTTCATAAGCAAAATGCACTTGCTCAATTAAGCGATTCGCCTCTCCTTGGATCAATTCTTCCAGCATTTTCTTACGTGAATTGGTCTCAAGAATGCTCTCAGGATGCTGACTCTGCGTTAATGCAAGTGGAAGCACCAACGTGAACAACGTTCGGCTTGTCGCCCAGTCGTCCAAAATGGCTTGCGCTTTTTCAGATTGAGTAAATCGAACGTGCTGCTCTAAGTGCCATTTCAATGCTTCTTCGTAGCCTTCATCGTGCTCGATGAGTGGTAGGGCTAAGACGGAATCTTTGCTGCAACGCTGCGCAAACGCACCATCAACATCGTATTGATAAGCAAGGCCACCAGACATACCGTTACCAAAACCTTTACCGTATTCGCCAAGGTTAATAACGGAACCATTTGTCATGTATTCACAACAAAAGTCACCAACGCCTTCTACAACAGCAATCGCTCCGGAGTTACGCACGGCAAATCGGTCGCCCGCTTCGCCTTGAATAAAGGCTTGACCACCTGTTGCACCAAACAAGGCAAAGTTACCGATAAGCACATTATTGCCAGCCGACATGTCGTTTCCGCCCGGAGAGCGAACCACAATATGACCGCCACTGGAACCCTTACCAACACCATCATTACATGTGCCGACATGTTCCATCACCAAACCGGAGTTGTTGAACGCACCGTAGCTCTGACCCGCGCTGCCGTGTGTGCGAACTACAATGGATTCAGCATCAAGGTAACGACGACCATTGCCAGCTGTGAAGACGGCTGGGTGCTTTTCTCCAACATTTTCATAGTTCAACGCACGCTCAATATCGATTGAAAGCTGACCACCCGTCGATTTGTTTCGGTTGTTGAGTTTTGTTCCAGCTAATTCAATGTTCAGAAGCTCTGAATTGAAGTACTCACTGAGCAGTTTTTCGATGTATGCGTCATCTGGCGTGAAGTCTGCTTCCAAGTAAACAGGGCGAGGCACTCTAACGTGTTCCACTTCGCGAAGAAGCCCTGTCACATCCAATCGACCAACAATGCTGTGGTGATTCGCAAGATGCAGAAGTTCTGTCTTACCGCGGATATCACGCAGGCTGCTATAGCCCAAGCTTGCCAGAATCTCGCGAACTTCATGCGCAACGTTTAGGAAATACTGCGCTAGTGCTCGTGGATCGCCCTGATAGAGCTCAGGGTTCGTTGTCAGGCCCGCTGGGCACTTGATGTTACAGTTCTTCGCCATAACGCATTTAAGCATCATCAGCGCCGTTGTACCGAATTCGAACGAATCACCGCCCATAATCGCCGACTTGATGACATCCGTACCCGTTTGGTGTGCGTTGGAACAACGAAGCGTCACTTTGTCTCGCAAGCCGTTCTCGCTGAGCGACTGATGCACTTCTGCAATGCCGATTTCTGCCGCACGACCTGTATTTTTCAAACTGGTTACTGCGGCGGCACCTGTACCACCAGTGTTACCTGCGACGTTGATGACATCCGCACCCGCTTTCGCAACACCAACCGCGATCGTACCGATACCTTCAGATGACACCAACTTAACGATAACGCGAACACGCGCTGCTTTTGCATCGTGAATAAGCTGACCAAGATCCTCGATCGAGTAAGTATCATGGTGTGGTGGTGGGCTCACCAATTCCACACCCGGTGTACCACCACGCGCCGCCGCAATTTCTACGGTGACCTTTGGTGATGGTAGCTGACCACCTTCGCCGGGCTTCGCACCTTGCGCGATTTTGATTTCTATCTCTTCAAGCTGTGGATCGGCAAGGTAACCTACCCAAACACCAAATCGACCCGATGCAAACTGCTTGATCTTGCTCGACTTGATGCTGTTGAAACGGCTAGAGTGTTCACCGCCTTCACCGGAGTTACTCATAGCACCCGCTATATTGGTGCCTTGCGCAACCGCCATGTGAGCATTGGAGTTAAGTGCACCGTGACTCATCGCGCCCGATGCAAAGGTAGGCGTAATGAGATGTGCTGGCTCGACGTCGTCCAGCTCTATAGGCGATTTCGCTTTTTGAATCTTCCCAATAAACTCTGCGTATTTAGGTGCGAGAACCACATCCACTTTGTCTTGGTGAAGGGACAATTGTTCAACGTGATCTGCCCAACAGGTTTGCATCGCTTCTGCAAACGTCGAGAGGTTATCAGTGTTGTCCAAACAGAAAGTAAACACACGGTCTTGGCGCGACACACTCTCAATAGAAATGCCGCCCCACAAATAGTTGACGTTGCCATCCAAATGGAAACGGTCGAGAAGATGCGAAAATGCTTCTACGGTGTTGGCTTTGGAGAAATCCAGTGGCAGCAGCAAGATATCGCGAAGTGCCGCAGGTCGAGCACTACGTTCCTGATACAGGTTGTCGATGAACGCTTGATAAGACGGCGTAATGTCAAACTCGTCAATCTGTTCTGGGCTGCGTTTCTCGTAACCCTTGTCTTTGTAGGCGATGTCTTCACTGGCAAATTGATTGGTCTTGTCCATTGCCAGTTCGGCTTGATCGGCGTAACTGACAGGCTCTTGAGTCATGTTGATGTATTCGCGAACCGCTGTATTACCAAAGCTGTGACCCGCGCCATCTTGTCGCTCTTTAAACAAACCAAGAAGTGGAATCTGATTCTCTTCATTGATGGCAAGCGCTTTAAAGTGCCACTTAGCAGAACTCCAAGCCAGATCTTCAAACCTTGCCCCACCCACAGGCGAGCTGATGTTCGGGAAATAATGCTTCAAACAATCGGAATCGGAATCTAAGAAGTTTGATTCGAAAAATTCGCCACCGATGTAACTTTCAGCAGTACACAGACCAAACTTACCCATGGTCTTCATGAGTGATTTTTCGACTGCTTTTTGGAAATGCTTAAGACCCGCTTCAACCGTTTGATTGGTCGATAACGTTTGAGCACGATAGAACACAGAAATAGGGCAAACAGCCGATGAGCCAAACCCAAGAAGGCAGGCTATATCGTGGCTACTTGCCGCCTGCCCTGTGAGGTAAACAATGCTGGTGTCAAATCTCAGACCTTGTTTGATCAACCTTTGGTTGGCAGCGGCAGCCATTAAAATGGCAGGCAGAGCGGCTTTGTCTTTGCTGATGTTCTTATCGCTGAGCAAAACAATACCGCAGCGACGACGAGCCGCTTCTTCAATTTGGTCACAAAGCGCGTTAATCGCTTCTTCTACTCGCTTGGCGTTTTCTTCACGGCTATTCAGTGTCGGAGTGTACAGCGTATCGAACGTTGCGACCTCTATGCGATCTTGTTCAAGAATTTGCTCCAGCTGTTGTGGCTGCAACACAGGTGATTGTAAAACAAGCTGAACGGTATCTTGAGGGCTGAAGCCTGGCTTAGCGCCTAAGGCAACGCGCAAGGTCATACCATCCGATTCACGCAGCGAATCCAAAGGCGGGTTGGTTACCTGAGCAAAACGCTGACTGAAGTATTTGGACATGCCGCCTTCTTCATCGGTCAAAACGTTTGGCGCCAAGCCAAAGCCCATGGCAGAGATTTTCTCCGCTCCATTTTCGATCATGGGATCGAGGAAGAATTTGAAGCTCTCTTGGTTTAATGAATAAGCAACGTGGCGGCTGTAGGTACTGAAATTATTGTTTTCTTTAACCGCGTCAAGGGATACGGGTTCAATATCGTTCAGCGTGATTCTTGCCGACTCTAACAATGCCGAGTAATTACGCTCTTTCGCGAGCGTTTCTAAAATTTCTTTGGTTTCGTAGCTATTGCCAGTGGAGTGATCGAAGTAAATCATGCCACCAGCTTGAATACGCCCATAACGAATCACATCTTCTGGTGGAAAATCAATTTGACCAGATTCACTCATCACCGCGAGATAGCGGTTGGTTTCAACACTACGAAGCGGACGCAGACCCAATCGGTCTAGACGCGCCCCCACTTTCTCTCCATCGGAGAAAATCAGTGCGGCAGGTCCATCATTTTTTTCTTCGGACAAACTGAAGTATTCCAGCATGTCTCGTACTTCTTGCGAAATCGATTCGTCGTTTTCCCAAGCAGGCGGCATCATCGCCAACACCGCTGTTACGATGTCCATACGATCCTCAACAACGCGTCTAGCCAACGTTTGGTCAAGACGGGCTGAGTCCGATTGCCCCTTAGGGAAAATCACTTTTTTGTGTTGCTGACGCGCTATCGCATCTTCGCTTAGGCGGTTTTTCTTATCGGTATTAAGTTCACCATTATGCGCCATACGACGAAACGGCTGCGCCATCATGGTGGCGGGTGCGGTATTCGTCGAAAAACGGGTATGGAAAAACAAAGTGGTAACGTGATGCTCTGGGTGCGTAAGATCCGCAAAATAAGGTACAACTTCACCTGAGTTTAAGCGCCCTTTGTACACCTGAGTGCGCGAACTCATTGAAAGTGGGTAAAACCCTTCAAATTCAGAATCGGTAAAACCGATCGATTCAAGTTCTGAAAGCGCAGCGTTGATCTGGTCTTCAAACGATTGTGCGTCTGGCTGATTATCGCCTCGTAAAAAAACCACCTGTTGAATGGTTTGCTGAACTTTTTGCGACGCTTCATTGACTGCTTCAGGGTTAACGGGCACTTCGCGCCACAATTCAACCTTCAATGAATACTTGTAAAGCGTCTCTAGAATAAGCGATTTAGCCGACTCAAATTGTGCAGAGTCGAATGGGAAAAAAAAGTTTGCTACACCAAATTCGCCTTTTTCAAGCGTTGGTTCGTTTAACAGAAAGCGGTAAAAGTTCACGGATAAGTCGATGTTAACACCGGCACCATCACCAATACCCTCGGCATTCATACCGCCACGATGTGGAATAGTGCATAAAGCTTCATGGGCAAGGGTAAGAAGCTGATGAGTCTGCTCCCCCGTTTTATCCGTGATGAAACCCACCCCACAGCTTGAGTGTTCATGCTCGCGATCATACAGCGAGCGAGATTCCTGATTCATTCGATCATTTCCTTGATTGCTTGCAGCTATTAGCTCTGCAGGTCCTTTGGCATGTATCGCTACAGTACCGAAGCCTTTATCCAGTGTATTGTGAGCAAACCAATCCTGTTTAACTCACACAAATAGAAATGATAATAATTATCATGCGTAGTGCTGTAAGGCAAGTTTTCTGTGATTGAGATCGCTAAAAATTATTCGTCAAATTCCTAGTGATAGTTGAATGAGTATGCGTTCTGATTGAATTTAAGGCGGTTTTTCTAATTGAGCTGGCCACAAAACTTGTTTAGGGTGTACTGGTGAGTTTGAAAAAGATGAATACAAAGAGGTTATTTAGGTATTCAAGTCACATTATGATGTTGCTAGAATCGCGAAAATTTTTCATAAGACAAGAGAATGATGAATAAAAGTGTTGTCACTAATTTGCTAGCGCTTGGTCTGCTGGCAGCCGGATACCAATTGGACAATCAAATTGCACTGTATGCAGGTGTATTTGCTTTTTCAGGTGCAATAACCAATTGGTTGGCCGTACATATGTTGTTTGAAAAAGTCCCTGGGCTCTATGGGTCTGGGGTCATTCCGGCAAGATTCGAGGAATTTAAATCTGCCATTAAGAACTTGATGATGGCGGAATTCTTTACCAATGAAAACATTGATCGCTTCTTGAGCAACGAAATGTCTGGAGGTCAGTCGTTGGATCTACAGCCTGTCATCGAGTCCATCGACTTCGAGCCAACTTTTGAGTCTTTGGTAGAGGTTATCGCCAATTCTCAGTTTGGTGGCATGCTTGCGATGTTCGGTGGAACCGATGCATTGCAGCCTCTAAAACAACCTTTTGTCGAAAAAATGCAGCAATCTGTTGTTCAAATAAGCCAAAGTGATGCCGTTAAGGCAGCATTAAAAACGCAGTTAGAGCAGCCAGGTATGATCGATGAAATTCAGAATAATATCGAAAACATCATTGACCAACGTTTGAATGAGCTAACACCTCAGCTAGTAAAAAGCATGGTTCAAGATATGATCAAAAATCACCTAGGCTGGCTAGTCGTCTGGGGAGGTGTTTTTGGTGGTCTCATTGGTGTGGTTTCGGCTTTTCTTAGCGCCTAACTAAACCCACTTCTATGGTTCGTGCTGTCTGATAAAGTTTATAAGTGATAATTAGGGTCAATGACTCTAATTATCACCCTTAAGGTACTAATCCCCTAAAGCATGGTAATCAAATCTGGGTTCACTCCGAATCCAGTTTTATGCTCTTCAATCACCACTTCACTACGTGTTTGGATAACTCCTGGAAGCGTGCCTAATTTAGTAGACATGAAGTCTTGATACGCTTTCATATCTTTAACACGCACCTTGATCATGGTGTCGAAATCACCGGAAAGGGAGTAACACTCCTCAATTTCTGGCATTAACTCTACCGCTTTTGCAAATTTTTCGAAAATAGAAAAGCTCGTTTGATCCAAGCGAATATGAATGAAAACTTGGACATCTAGCCCTAATCGTTCAGGGCATAGCTCCGCGTGATACCCTTTTATGTACCCTTCTTTTTCCAGTCTTTTTACTCGGTCTGAACATGGGGAGGTTGTAAGGTGCACTTGTTTAGCAAGCTCCACCATGGAGATACGCCCCTTAAGATGAAGAATACGCAGTATTTCGAGATCAATTTTATCCAATGACGAGTGAGGCATAACAACTTCCTAGCAATAATTACAATCCATTAACAGCAAGTATCACTGAGTTTTTAACCACATCCAAGTGGAATTCACTTTGTGGCACCAAAATCACCATACGGTATCACTTTTTGACGTTTTTATTACTATACCCAAGTAACCTCAAGATACTTGGGTATAAAGTGGGATTTAAAGAGAAAAGGATAAAAAAAAGCCAACCGCAAAACTGTGCGATTGGCTGATAGATAGTGTGAACAAATAATATTCACTAACAACGTCAGTTGGCTAGGTGACCCTCGGCTTTAAAAGGGTCACAGTTAATAAAGCAAAACTGGTGCCAACTTTTTTCAGTAAAAAATCGAGTGATTTTGGATAAAAAACTATCGTTTTTGATTTTTTCAATGAAATTGATTTGCAAATTGCGAAATCTCGATTGCATAGTGAGAATGAAACGCCTCTAATAACGGTAGATTAACAACGTAAAACCAGACTTTGAGCGTATTTTTCCAGAAAACATTTAACGTATTGAATCCTCAAAAGAATTGAAATTCACTTAAACGTTTTATAAATCTCACATACTCTACTCGCAAGTGTGACTACCTTCTCAAAGTTTGATCTGTATTTAAGGAATCGCTGAATTTAACAGGCAGAGTTGCATAGTCACTATGGTTCGTATTGTCACAACCGATTACAATCGGCTAACTTTTGAATTAAGATCACAATACCTTCTTTAATGAGCCGTACTACGTATCATTTTTTCGCTTACCTTACCGCTGCAGTGTGCTCACTCAGCTCAAAGGAAATAGCCGCCTCACCACAAACCATTAACGTGGGTTTACGTTGGGTTCACCAATTTCAGTTTGCTGGGTATTACGCAGCAATCGATCAGGGCTACTACGCAGAAAAAGGGCTTCACATTAACTTGGTTGAAGGCTCACCGACATTGAATGTCACTGAAGAAGTACTATCCGGTACATTGGATTTTGGCGTAGGGAATGGTGAACTTGTTCTTCAGCGTTTAAAAGGAAAGCCGCTGGTTGCTATTGCCGCGACTTTTCAATATTCGCCATCTGTATTACTGACTCTTGAGTCTTCGGGTATAAGAACCCCCAAAGATTTGGAAGGTAAACGAATCATGACCTTAAATGGTCAGATGTACCCTTCCTATCTATCAATGCTAACGTCTGTAGGTACAGACGTTTCTACCATTAGGATTCAAAAATCCTCGTTTGATGTACAAGACCTCATTGACGGTAAAGTCGATGCCTTTAATGCCTATTTACCCAATGAACCCTATTTGCTTAAAAAACAAAACATCCGCTTCAATATTCTCAACCCTGGAGCTTATGGCGTCGATTTTTATAGTGACTTTATTTTTACACGCGACTCACTCATCCAGCAAAATCCACAATTGGTAGACCAATTCCGGGAAGCGACACTTCGAGGATGGCGATACGCTCTCGATAACCCCGAAGAAATCATTCAGATAATCCAAAGCAAATACAACAACGAAAAGACACTCGACGAATTACGCTACGAAGCACTCGCCATTTCCAATCTCGTGCGTTCCGATCTGGTGGATATTGGCTACATCAATGAAAGCCGAATTGAAAAAATGGCCGCTATATTGATTCAAGAGAATTTGGTCGATGATCTCTACCATTTGGATGGATTGGTGTATCACGCTGAAAAAGAACAAATTGCTGACGCTCAGAAAAAGGTGTTCTGGTTATCACTGGTACTCATTTCACTTACTGGTGTATGCACCATTCTGATGCTTCTAATGCGACGCTTAAAGCAAGAAATGGCCAGCAGAAAAAAAGTCGAAGAACAGCTCCGCCACCTAGCTTCGGTAGATCCTCTCACTAGCCTATACAATCGAAGAATGTTTGCGAGCTTGATGGAAAAAGCCACAAACATCGCTCGGAGAACACAAATACCTTATAGCTTGGTGATTCTCGATATTGACCTATTCAAAGCAATCAATGATCAACATGGTCACAACACAGGTGATAAGGTGATCGTGGGCGTTGCCGATACGATAAAAAATGTGGCGAGAAGTTGCGACGTGTGTGCCCGCTTCGGTGGCGAAGAGTTTATTATTCTGTTGCCTGACACCGATTTGCGTGGCGCGACCTCTTTTGCTTCAAGATTACGAGAAAGAGTCAATCACCAACCCTTTTATTCTGAAGAAGATCATGCCTTTAAAGTTACATGCTCGTTTGGTGTCGTAGAATGGAACCTTACGATGAGTCTTGATGAACTTATATCAAGAGCAGATGACGCCCTCTACGATGCGAAAAGAAGTGGAAGAGATAAGATTTGTACCTTTCACAACAGTACTAAGGAAACGCTAAAGCCCATTGAAGCCTAACTTGTTCATTGAATAGCTAAACAAGCAGGCGGCAATGAAAACCCAGCAAATCTAAGCAATGCTGGTTTCTTTTATTTCCGTATTTACCGGGCTGCAATATTCTTGATTGCATACTCGGCAGTAAAGCCTTTGTTCCATTTTATGGTCGTTATCACCACTAAAAATTTGGAACATCATTTGATTAGCCTTTTCCAACAGCGTTGTACATTGCGGTGTGGTTTTGCACATAATGGCTTTATGGTGGGTCTTCTTATCACACGCTTCACAATATACCTTAGGCATTAATGGTTTCCTTTTAGCACTTTTGAACTAAGTAGACCTAATTAGAACAAACCTGTTCGCTATTATTAATTCTGAAACTAATATTTGTGGTGGACATAACATATTTTCAGAACTTAACACTCAACGAACACTATTCTTGTGCTTGGTGTCATAATAAAAATGTTTTGTTTCAGGAAAATACGATATCTAGTACTTTATTTATAGCTAATGAAGACAACGACAATTAAAAGCTCAAAAATTCTTGTCCACTCAATGAAACTCAATAAAAAACGCCCTCGGATGAACGAGGGCGTTTTGCTCTTTACAAGAAAGACTCTGTTCCTAATAACTGCCGCTCTTAGTCAAGTTCCTGCAATTGCTTTTCAAACTTGGCATGTTGCGCTTTCACTTCATCAGAAGGTTCGCCTGTTGCAATGCTGACTGCAACAATAGAGATCGTTGATAATATGATCCCTGGTACAATTTCGTACACGTCAAACCAACCGCCTGAAAGCTGTTTCCATACCACAATCGTGATACCACCGACCAAGATACCCGCAAGAGCACCGTTGCGATTCATGCCAACCCAGAAAAGACTCAATACGATTGCAGGTCCAAACGCAGCACCAAAGCCAGCCCACGCGTAAGAAACTAGCCCAAGAACAGAACTGTCTGGGTTCATCGCAAGGAACAAAGCAACAAGTGATAGCAAGACAACTGCAATTCGACCAACAGTAACAACTTGCTCAGGTGATGCTTCGTTATTAAATACCTGCTTGTAGAAGTCTTCAGCTAGAGCTGATGAAGATACAAGTAACTGCGAATCCGCTGTACTCATTATCGCCGCTAGAATGGCTGCCAAAAGAATACCGGCAATCACTGGATGGAAAATAGCATTAACAAGCAGCATGAAGATTTTCTCACCATCCGCCAAATCATTGCCTTGTCCATTGAGGTAAACCAAACCAACCAAGCCCACTAACATGGCGCCAACCATTGATAGTGCCGACCAAATAACAGCAATGCGGCGCGCCGTGACAAGATCTTTGTTGCTTCTTGATGCTTTGAAACGAGCCAAAATATGCGGCTGACCAAAGTAACCCAGACCCCATGCAGCCAAAGAAATAATGGCGATGGCAGTCAGTGGTTCACCTTTAGAGTCATTCCACAAAGTCAGAAGCTCAGGGTTAATGTTTTTCAGATCCTCAGTCAGCTGACCAAGCCCTCCATCCATTGCAGCAATAGGCACAATTAGAAGCGCAGCTGCCATTAGCAAGCCCTGAACTAAATCCGTCCAAGAAACCGCTAAGAACCCACCAAACAAGGTATAAGAAACAACACAAACAGTGCCGATTATAACCGCTGTGGTGTAATCCAATCCGAATACCGTTTCAAACAACTTGCCGCCTGCAACCAAACCTGAGCTGGTATAAAAAAGGAAGAACAAAAGGATAAAGAAAGCAGAGATTGTCTGAATCAATTTCGAATTATCTTGGAATCGACGCGATAAGAATTCAGGTAACGTTAACGCATCGGTTGTGATGCTGTAAGTACGCAGACGCTTGGCGTTAATAAGCCAGTTTGCCCA
Proteins encoded:
- a CDS encoding alternative oxidase, producing MSDFKLTHRSASKLSERVAYRITQFLKFTLNFFYGKKYAKRAVILETIAAVPGMVAGMFNHMKALRRMKDDEGWIRELLDEAENERMHLMIFLDIAKPSRVERALVLLGQGTFIVVYSLIYLLSSKIAHRVVGYFEEEACKSYTEYLGKIDDGEVENVPAPKIAIDYYQLPSDAMLRDVILQIRNDEAKHRDRNHSFADAYEKQDLPAHQN
- a CDS encoding diflavin oxidoreductase; amino-acid sequence: MKVPYLPQDIPFNDDQKTWLAGFFSGLHSRLLVKEESVVHAESKPQVKALTILYGSQTGNAEAVAYDTAEKAKEYGMTATVYDMDDVDAQIFVKSSRILIVTSTYGEGEMPDNAESLWQTMSDEHAPKLDGTFFSILALGDTSYDEFCLAGKLWDERLEELGATRVTTRVDCDIDFEQPAEEWMIATLPGIADKGDDGEATVAQGGSAPKAKSKYSRKQPLQATLKHKRVLNKEGSSKEIVHYEISLEGSGEFYKAGDALNVISQNQPELVQAFLEHFQFSGDEKPSWNGDNFSLREIFTSHLDIRTPSKEFVKALAESASDHKLIALIGNEDSKGLNDFLWGKDILDLLRQYPSVTLSLAEILSLLKPIAPRAYSISSSLNKHADEVHLTIGSVRYQNGERDYNGTCSTWLADLVEEGDVVPCYFAPNKNFAVPEDDKAPMIMVGPGTGIAPFRAFLEEREVQASPGDNWLIFGDRNGSTDFIYQEELEALQSKGVLTKLDLAFSRDQAEKIYVQDKMRESGADLYEWLERGGYFFVCGDAYYMAKDVDKALHEVIEVHGNKSKEEAEAYVNQLKKQKRYVRDVY